In Luteolibacter sp. Y139, a genomic segment contains:
- a CDS encoding HupE/UreJ family protein — translation MSLPPPHAPQTRYAGRLVAVLFLLAGWLQPLAAHVVKQLYGEFHNTGETWELEILFDAGYADPVLRRDAGAPQPTRDWLVALPAAEQTRLTAEAKRYLEESLTLRSGGAKIEWQASFPDFDSTPPDFPSLLNDGAYFHVRLRPLASTPGKVTIAMAGGDHPDLVVKFPGAGDATYLTVAPGGEVVLKEGTGEKVAEGHSPVVVAFEQGVVHVVPRGFDHILFVLGIFLLRRRWKPLLAQSLAFTAAHTITLGLAAAGHVTVSTKIVEPLIALSIAALAVENLFIREARPWRLWIVFAFGLVHGLGFAGTLSTWIRPGEGFFLTLVSANLGVEAGQAIVLAAAWLLTTGWHESRAWPHFRRWACVALALTGLIWFVERVV, via the coding sequence ATGAGTTTGCCTCCGCCCCACGCCCCTCAAACCCGGTACGCGGGACGTCTCGTGGCGGTGCTATTCCTGTTAGCCGGATGGCTTCAGCCGCTGGCGGCGCACGTGGTGAAGCAGCTCTATGGAGAGTTTCACAATACGGGAGAGACGTGGGAGCTGGAGATCCTCTTCGATGCCGGCTATGCGGACCCGGTGCTTCGCCGTGATGCCGGGGCACCGCAGCCTACCCGGGATTGGCTGGTGGCATTGCCAGCCGCGGAGCAGACGCGCCTGACCGCGGAAGCGAAGCGCTACCTGGAGGAGTCGCTCACCCTTCGCTCGGGCGGGGCTAAGATCGAATGGCAAGCAAGCTTCCCTGACTTCGATTCGACCCCGCCGGATTTCCCCTCGCTGCTGAATGACGGCGCCTACTTTCACGTGCGGCTCCGGCCGCTGGCGAGCACGCCGGGCAAAGTCACGATCGCGATGGCTGGAGGAGATCATCCGGATCTGGTGGTGAAGTTTCCGGGCGCAGGTGATGCGACCTACCTGACCGTCGCGCCGGGAGGAGAGGTCGTATTGAAGGAGGGCACCGGCGAGAAGGTCGCCGAAGGCCATTCACCGGTGGTGGTCGCCTTCGAGCAAGGCGTGGTGCACGTGGTGCCGCGTGGCTTCGATCACATCCTCTTCGTGCTCGGGATCTTCTTGCTCAGGCGGCGTTGGAAGCCGTTACTCGCGCAATCGCTCGCGTTCACCGCCGCGCACACGATCACGCTCGGCCTGGCGGCGGCCGGCCATGTGACGGTATCGACGAAGATCGTGGAGCCGCTGATAGCCCTGAGCATCGCCGCTCTGGCGGTGGAGAACCTGTTCATCCGCGAGGCCAGGCCGTGGCGCTTGTGGATCGTATTCGCGTTCGGACTGGTCCACGGGCTTGGCTTCGCTGGCACGCTTTCGACGTGGATTCGCCCCGGCGAAGGATTTTTCCTCACGCTGGTGTCGGCCAATCTGGGCGTGGAAGCCGGGCAGGCGATCGTGCTTGCCGCTGCCTGGCTGCTAACGACCGGCTGGCATGAGAGCCGCGCGTGGCCGCACTTCCGTCGCTGGGCCTGCGTGGCGCTCGCGTTGACGGGCCTGATCTGGTTCGTCGAGCGGGTCGTCTGA